Proteins from a single region of Sporosarcina sp. P33:
- a CDS encoding oligosaccharide flippase family protein: MSSFIRGTIFLMAAVFLSKLLGFVYRIQFMRVAGEETVGIYMTAYPAFIFFLSLVQLGVPVAIAKVIAELKAKGDTVQLRQVMKTATFITILSGAVFIPACVLFTPFLAGTLLGNEATATALYVAIAIVPIAAVGGLIRGYFQGIARIEETAWAQVIEQIFRILLITWMLPYILTPADPMMNAAYAMAVTFLAEVLSVLYLLFKYRQNLRTQPKKREKETRYPMEPILEVALPSSGSRLFGTFTWFLEPIIFLRALSMAGVGTVAATSLYGVISGVLIPLLLFPAFIPYALSVVLVPAVSGAAASSNVKKLQERIHLALRLSALTGAFAATVFYIHGQDLAEKLFHIVEGGRYMTLLAPIFFFYYIQSPLYSILQATGDAKAGMMNSVYGGIAKLAVMFILASQPGLQETGAVLAIGFGVLVTSFLHIATLRQNKSTATGFSMFAMTYITFLMTVIMRPIFIPIGSHHLFVEVAITSAVLLVLLLLTRQIKTQDFVMLRNLVKRY; the protein is encoded by the coding sequence GTGTCATCATTTATCCGGGGGACGATCTTTTTGATGGCGGCCGTGTTTTTATCGAAATTACTCGGCTTTGTCTATCGAATACAATTTATGAGGGTAGCGGGAGAAGAGACAGTCGGGATTTATATGACAGCCTATCCGGCGTTCATCTTCTTCCTCTCACTTGTGCAGCTCGGTGTGCCAGTCGCCATTGCGAAAGTCATTGCTGAATTAAAGGCAAAAGGCGATACCGTACAGCTGCGCCAAGTAATGAAAACTGCCACGTTCATCACAATATTATCCGGCGCAGTCTTCATTCCTGCCTGTGTTTTATTTACACCATTTTTAGCCGGAACTCTGCTGGGCAATGAAGCGACTGCCACCGCACTCTATGTGGCAATTGCAATTGTGCCAATCGCGGCGGTCGGCGGGCTGATCAGAGGGTATTTTCAGGGGATTGCACGCATTGAGGAAACCGCCTGGGCGCAGGTCATTGAACAGATCTTCCGAATTTTGCTCATTACGTGGATGCTGCCGTATATCCTCACACCTGCCGATCCGATGATGAACGCGGCATATGCGATGGCAGTGACGTTCTTAGCGGAAGTATTGTCTGTGCTGTATCTGTTGTTTAAATACCGGCAGAACCTCCGTACACAGCCAAAGAAACGCGAAAAAGAAACGCGCTATCCGATGGAGCCTATTTTAGAGGTGGCGCTTCCATCATCAGGCAGCCGTTTGTTCGGTACATTCACATGGTTTTTGGAGCCGATTATATTTTTACGCGCGCTTTCCATGGCAGGCGTAGGGACAGTAGCCGCCACTTCGTTATACGGAGTCATTTCAGGCGTACTTATTCCGCTTCTGTTGTTTCCAGCATTCATTCCGTATGCATTGTCAGTTGTGCTCGTTCCGGCAGTGAGCGGCGCCGCTGCTTCCAGCAACGTAAAAAAGCTGCAGGAGCGTATTCATCTGGCTCTTCGTTTATCCGCCCTGACCGGCGCTTTCGCAGCGACCGTATTTTATATTCACGGGCAAGATCTCGCGGAAAAACTGTTCCATATCGTAGAAGGCGGCAGGTATATGACACTGCTTGCACCAATATTTTTCTTTTATTACATTCAAAGCCCGCTGTATTCAATTTTGCAGGCAACCGGCGACGCAAAAGCAGGTATGATGAATTCGGTTTACGGCGGAATTGCGAAACTCGCGGTGATGTTTATATTAGCGTCGCAACCCGGCCTTCAGGAAACAGGCGCCGTTTTGGCAATCGGATTCGGCGTACTCGTCACGTCGTTCCTGCATATCGCGACATTGAGGCAGAATAAATCGACCGCGACTGGCTTTTCGATGTTCGCGATGACATATATTACATTTTTAATGACCGTCATCATGCGTCCGATTTTTATTCCGATAGGTTCGCATCACTTGTTCGTAGAAGTTGCGATAACTTCTGCCGTATTGCTTGTTTTATTATTGCTGACAAGACAAATCAAAACACAGGATTTCGTTATGCTGCGCAATTTGGTTAAACGCTATTAA
- a CDS encoding DUF421 domain-containing protein — translation MHELLIIGLRTVFLYIFLLVILRIMGKREVGELGVIDIVVFIIMAEVAAMIVESPDKPIMEGILPILLLLVIQYISSMISLKSKKFRDLVDGDPTLIIKHGQIQEDEMRKQRYNLDDLFQQLRENQIGSIHNVTFAYLEPSGNLSVFTKDGDSPIVGLVLDGELQPKHLKLIGKTEEWLMKKLREKDITDLSTIFYCSYEQGEIKVQMKEINSV, via the coding sequence GTGCATGAGTTACTCATCATCGGATTACGTACAGTCTTTTTATATATATTTCTTCTCGTCATCCTCCGTATTATGGGAAAACGGGAAGTCGGAGAATTAGGCGTGATAGATATTGTTGTTTTCATCATCATGGCAGAAGTTGCCGCGATGATTGTGGAATCACCGGATAAGCCAATTATGGAAGGTATTCTTCCCATTCTGCTGCTGCTCGTCATTCAATATATTTCGTCGATGATTTCATTGAAAAGCAAGAAGTTCCGTGATCTGGTAGACGGTGATCCGACACTGATTATTAAACATGGACAGATTCAGGAAGATGAAATGCGGAAACAGCGGTATAATCTTGATGATTTATTTCAGCAACTGCGGGAAAATCAAATCGGTTCCATTCATAACGTGACGTTTGCCTACCTCGAGCCGTCGGGTAATTTATCCGTCTTCACAAAAGATGGCGACTCGCCGATTGTTGGGCTTGTGCTCGACGGGGAGCTGCAGCCCAAACATTTGAAACTGATCGGAAAGACCGAAGAGTGGCTGATGAAAAAGCTACGCGAAAAAGACATCACTGACCTGTCGACAATTTTCTACTGCTCGTACGAACAGGGAGAAATAAAAGTTCAGATGAAAGAAATTAATAGCGTTTAA
- the recJ gene encoding single-stranded-DNA-specific exonuclease RecJ: protein MNFAIPNRFEHGYGPNSDYFEQLHTEGTEVLITVDNGISGIEQVAFAKTLGMTVIVTDHHEMGDVLPAADAVIHPRHPEGNYPFGELAGVGVAFKLASALLGEPPLDLLEFVAIGTIADLVPLEDENRYAVKEGIRRLRRSKRPGIRALMQVSGHELAALSEETIGFTIGPRLNAPGRLGDADSAVDLLKSEDEQQALGIAEELNDLNKDRQQLVKEIAKEAEEQVENRYGDQIPYVLVVEGEGWNPGVVGIVSSRLTEKYYRPSIILSLDHETGIAKGSARSIEGFDLYKELSKNTSILPHFGGHAMAAGMSLKIEDVDLLRANLNEQAKEVLNEETLQPVLSIDVPLALDEIDIASIEALEQIRPFGVGFPKPVFLLEQLDRLSVRKIGAAKDHLKLEMGDRDERIDAIYFGAGALADEMAPQGKLSLTGDLQINEWNGRKKAQMLVEDIKCDEWQLFDYRGVREPARWLPMIPDKAQFIAFSEPSIQHFAPFFKDTPITLMGRDAIYPSSSIVLLDLPKQEEQLKQVMAATMADRVYLHLYVHDSMYFEKMPDRQQFGWYYSFLKKRQIFDLHQQIEMLSKHKGWKKDMIKFMTKVFYELEFVTLENGKVTMLDSAGKRDLAEAPSYKKRQQQIKLEELLLYAPYQDLKNVFDSLREMPAVEEEKLWT, encoded by the coding sequence GTGAACTTCGCTATACCGAATCGTTTTGAACACGGCTACGGACCGAACAGTGACTATTTCGAACAACTACATACAGAAGGCACCGAAGTCCTGATCACCGTTGATAACGGAATCTCCGGCATTGAGCAAGTCGCGTTTGCGAAGACGCTCGGCATGACCGTCATTGTCACAGATCACCACGAAATGGGTGACGTGCTGCCGGCAGCAGACGCAGTCATTCACCCAAGACATCCGGAAGGCAATTACCCCTTCGGAGAACTGGCCGGCGTAGGTGTGGCGTTTAAACTCGCTTCCGCCTTGCTTGGTGAGCCGCCTCTTGATTTGCTTGAATTTGTTGCGATCGGCACCATCGCCGATCTTGTGCCGCTTGAAGATGAAAATCGTTATGCTGTTAAAGAAGGCATCCGCAGATTGCGCCGTTCCAAGCGACCTGGCATACGTGCATTAATGCAAGTGAGCGGACATGAGCTGGCCGCATTATCGGAAGAAACGATTGGCTTTACGATCGGACCTCGTCTGAATGCGCCGGGAAGACTTGGTGATGCAGATTCTGCTGTTGATTTATTGAAATCAGAAGATGAACAGCAAGCGCTCGGAATTGCAGAAGAATTGAATGATTTGAATAAAGACCGGCAACAATTAGTAAAAGAAATTGCAAAAGAAGCGGAAGAACAAGTTGAGAACCGGTATGGTGATCAAATTCCATATGTTCTGGTTGTCGAAGGGGAAGGGTGGAATCCTGGAGTCGTCGGTATCGTGTCGTCGAGACTGACGGAGAAATACTACCGCCCGTCCATCATTTTATCACTCGATCATGAAACCGGTATCGCAAAAGGTTCTGCGCGCAGTATCGAAGGATTTGATTTGTATAAAGAACTGTCGAAAAACACGTCCATCCTGCCGCATTTCGGCGGTCATGCCATGGCAGCGGGCATGTCGCTGAAGATAGAAGACGTTGACTTATTGCGTGCTAATTTAAATGAACAGGCAAAAGAAGTCCTGAATGAAGAAACGTTGCAGCCCGTGTTATCGATTGATGTGCCGCTTGCTTTGGATGAAATCGACATTGCGTCTATTGAAGCTCTGGAGCAGATCCGGCCATTTGGCGTGGGATTCCCGAAACCCGTCTTCTTGCTTGAACAGCTTGACAGATTATCTGTCCGTAAAATAGGTGCAGCGAAAGATCATCTGAAGCTGGAAATGGGAGACAGAGACGAACGGATCGATGCCATTTATTTCGGAGCGGGTGCATTGGCAGACGAAATGGCTCCTCAGGGAAAGCTGAGTCTGACAGGTGATTTACAGATCAATGAATGGAACGGCCGCAAAAAAGCGCAAATGCTGGTGGAAGATATCAAATGTGATGAATGGCAGCTGTTTGACTACCGGGGAGTGCGTGAGCCTGCAAGATGGCTGCCGATGATTCCAGACAAAGCACAATTTATTGCTTTCAGTGAACCATCCATTCAGCATTTTGCTCCGTTTTTCAAAGATACGCCTATTACCCTGATGGGGCGTGATGCGATTTATCCATCCAGCTCAATTGTTCTGCTGGATTTGCCGAAGCAGGAAGAACAATTGAAACAGGTGATGGCAGCAACTATGGCCGACCGGGTGTATTTGCATCTCTATGTGCATGATTCGATGTACTTTGAAAAGATGCCAGACCGCCAGCAATTTGGCTGGTATTACAGCTTTTTGAAGAAGCGCCAGATATTTGATTTGCATCAGCAAATTGAAATGCTTTCCAAACACAAAGGCTGGAAAAAAGATATGATAAAATTCATGACAAAAGTGTTTTATGAACTGGAATTTGTTACACTAGAGAATGGTAAGGTGACGATGCTTGATTCTGCCGGCAAACGAGATTTGGCAGAAGCGCCATCCTATAAAAAACGCCAACAGCAGATCAAACTGGAAGAGTTGCTTCTTTATGCCCCCTATCAGGACTTAAAGAATGTGTTTGACTCGTTACGTGAGATGCCAGCTGTTGAGGAGGAAAAATTGTGGACTTAA
- a CDS encoding post-transcriptional regulator: MDQQLKEIYRQLLPALESKKNELTFYGYSEITEEDLLLYLAEKKWRKKDISAMHPYKMTADILAITAAQFMTHTQTEAQRRSEEILELSKEEWAELFSPKKSE, translated from the coding sequence TTGGATCAACAGCTTAAAGAAATATACAGACAGTTGCTCCCTGCACTTGAAAGTAAGAAAAACGAATTGACGTTTTACGGCTATTCGGAGATTACAGAAGAGGATCTGCTGCTGTATCTGGCGGAAAAAAAGTGGCGAAAAAAAGATATTTCTGCGATGCACCCCTACAAAATGACAGCAGATATTCTGGCGATTACCGCCGCACAATTCATGACCCACACGCAGACAGAGGCCCAGCGACGCAGCGAGGAGATTTTAGAATTGAGTAAAGAAGAATGGGCTGAGTTATTTTCGCCAAAAAAATCTGAATGA
- a CDS encoding DHH family phosphoesterase — MIQSKKRWKIDRPDEKLVNQLAKDLNLSTMLTKILVARGITTSEQANAYLDMDESNLHDPFLLYDMKKAVDRIKQAVEDEEQITIYGDYDAGATRF; from the coding sequence TTGATACAATCCAAAAAAAGATGGAAAATTGACCGGCCGGACGAAAAACTTGTCAACCAGCTGGCGAAAGACCTGAATCTTTCCACCATGCTGACTAAAATACTCGTCGCACGCGGAATCACCACAAGCGAACAGGCAAATGCCTACTTGGACATGGATGAATCCAACCTGCACGATCCTTTTTTGTTATATGACATGAAAAAAGCCGTTGACCGCATAAAGCAAGCAGTGGAAGACGAGGAACAAATTACCATATATGGTGATTATGATGCAGGTGCGACACGTTTCTAA
- a CDS encoding lipopolysaccharide assembly LapA domain-containing protein — MKFQWTVLAGLLFAVLIAVFAVFNVESVPVNYFFGTEMIPLVLIILGSALLGALISGFFAIYKSYRSGRRVKVLEKQLHLKEEELSAQRRQMQEMEERIDTLMEPPLVEAEIIPPKELY, encoded by the coding sequence ATGAAGTTCCAGTGGACTGTGTTGGCCGGTTTGTTATTCGCAGTGTTAATTGCTGTATTTGCTGTGTTCAATGTGGAGTCTGTGCCAGTAAATTACTTCTTCGGCACGGAGATGATTCCGCTCGTGCTCATCATTCTCGGCTCCGCCTTGCTCGGTGCGCTGATCAGCGGCTTTTTCGCTATTTATAAATCTTACAGAAGCGGGCGCCGTGTGAAGGTGCTTGAGAAGCAGCTGCATCTGAAAGAGGAAGAGCTAAGCGCACAGCGCAGACAGATGCAGGAGATGGAGGAGCGCATCGATACACTGATGGAGCCGCCGCTGGTTGAGGCGGAGATTATTCCCCCGAAAGAGCTGTATTGA
- the yajC gene encoding preprotein translocase subunit YajC has translation MEQYGGIFTLVLMVAIMWFLLIRPAQKRQKAAKEMQNSLKRGDEVVTIGGIHGTVDAVDETSIFLRVSDTTVLRFDKQAIGRVVTA, from the coding sequence ATGGAACAATACGGTGGTATTTTTACACTTGTACTTATGGTAGCGATCATGTGGTTTTTACTCATTCGTCCTGCGCAAAAGAGACAGAAAGCAGCGAAAGAGATGCAAAACAGTTTAAAGCGCGGAGACGAAGTAGTAACAATCGGCGGAATTCACGGAACAGTGGATGCTGTGGACGAGACTTCTATTTTCTTGCGTGTATCTGACACGACGGTTTTACGTTTTGACAAGCAGGCAATCGGAAGAGTTGTAACAGCATAA
- the ltrA gene encoding group II intron reverse transcriptase/maturase, whose product MSVANSQIVKHVKKSKLRNAEYYHMQDTFDMLYEQSNNGSSFKNLMSMISSVENIKLAYRNIKNNTGSKTAGVDGRTIDHISKLTEEQFVDFVRNKLRDYKSKAVRRVEIPKPNGKIRPLGIPAIWDRIVQQCILQILEPIVEAKFSGRSHGFRPNRSVENAIAQSYRLMQNSKMSYVIDIDIKGFFDNVSHAKLLKQMWAMGIQDKNLLTIISKMLKAKIKLPDGRIIENEKGTPQGGILSPLLSNIVLNELDHWIESQWETIPICEDKIIRREDRGNSTDKGNQYKSLRKTNLKECYIVRYADDFKIFCSNPNHAKRLFIAVQKWLKERLGLEISEDKSKIVNLKKDYSEFLGFKMKLIPKGMKWVVKSHMCDKAVQRTKKNLKQIINGIRYDSGVNDQARKIALYNSTVIGLHQYFRTATMISEDMGNIAYEVNACMKDHRMKRRIKKTGVITSEFIKKEYGKSKQLRFISRDPLLPIGYIKHKNPMMKRNTVNAYTKEGREEIHKNLATIDITILRFLMEHPIPQRSIEYNDNRIALYCAQRGKCHVTGQMLNPMTIHCHHKVPRLQGGTDQYNNLCLVDKDIHILIHAKDEEIISKYKKLLTNSQSLNKINTLRKKLELQQVTL is encoded by the coding sequence ATGTCTGTGGCAAATTCACAAATCGTTAAACATGTTAAAAAGTCCAAGCTTAGAAACGCAGAGTATTACCACATGCAAGATACATTTGACATGTTGTATGAACAAAGCAACAATGGCAGTTCTTTTAAAAACTTAATGTCCATGATTAGTTCAGTTGAAAACATTAAGTTGGCGTATCGAAATATTAAGAACAATACAGGCAGCAAAACGGCTGGCGTAGATGGTCGAACAATCGATCATATTTCCAAGCTGACCGAGGAGCAATTTGTTGATTTTGTTAGAAACAAACTGCGAGATTATAAATCGAAAGCAGTTAGAAGAGTAGAAATACCGAAGCCAAATGGAAAAATTAGACCTTTAGGAATTCCCGCTATCTGGGATAGGATAGTCCAACAATGTATATTGCAAATTCTTGAACCCATAGTAGAAGCAAAATTCTCGGGGAGAAGTCATGGATTTAGACCGAACCGCTCAGTAGAGAATGCGATAGCTCAAAGTTATCGTCTTATGCAGAATTCAAAAATGTCATATGTAATCGATATCGACATTAAAGGATTCTTCGACAATGTGTCCCATGCAAAGTTGTTAAAACAAATGTGGGCAATGGGTATTCAAGATAAGAATTTACTCACTATTATTTCGAAAATGCTTAAAGCGAAAATCAAGTTGCCGGATGGTCGAATCATTGAGAATGAGAAAGGTACGCCACAAGGTGGAATTCTATCTCCACTGCTATCTAATATCGTTTTAAATGAACTTGATCACTGGATTGAAAGCCAATGGGAGACAATCCCTATCTGTGAAGATAAAATAATCAGACGTGAAGATCGTGGGAATTCCACGGACAAAGGAAATCAATATAAATCGTTACGTAAAACTAACTTGAAAGAATGTTATATTGTTCGCTATGCAGATGATTTCAAAATCTTTTGCAGTAATCCTAATCACGCCAAAAGATTATTTATCGCAGTACAAAAGTGGCTGAAAGAAAGACTTGGTTTAGAAATAAGCGAAGACAAATCAAAAATAGTGAATCTCAAAAAGGACTACTCAGAATTCCTGGGTTTTAAGATGAAGTTAATTCCAAAAGGTATGAAATGGGTTGTGAAAAGTCATATGTGCGACAAAGCAGTTCAACGCACAAAGAAAAACTTGAAGCAAATCATAAACGGTATTCGATATGATAGCGGTGTTAACGACCAAGCAAGAAAAATAGCACTCTACAACTCGACTGTAATAGGACTTCATCAATATTTCCGTACCGCAACAATGATTTCCGAAGACATGGGGAACATTGCATACGAAGTGAATGCATGTATGAAAGACCATCGTATGAAAAGGCGAATTAAGAAAACAGGTGTGATAACATCTGAATTTATTAAGAAAGAATACGGGAAGAGCAAACAATTAAGATTTATATCACGAGATCCGCTACTTCCAATTGGATATATTAAACATAAGAATCCAATGATGAAACGTAACACAGTTAATGCATATACAAAAGAAGGCAGAGAAGAAATTCACAAAAATCTGGCGACTATTGATATCACTATACTTCGTTTTCTGATGGAGCATCCAATTCCACAGCGAAGTATAGAGTACAACGATAATCGTATTGCATTATACTGTGCACAAAGAGGGAAATGCCATGTAACAGGGCAAATGTTAAACCCGATGACGATTCATTGCCATCATAAAGTACCACGGTTGCAAGGTGGTACTGACCAATATAACAACCTCTGTCTCGTTGATAAAGACATTCACATCTTAATCCATGCAAAAGATGAAGAAATAATCTCAAAGTATAAAAAGTTACTAACCAACTCACAAAGCCTGAATAAAATAAATACGCTACGAAAGAAACTGGAACTACAGCAAGTAACACTCTAA
- the secDF gene encoding protein translocase subunit SecDF, with protein MKNRGRIVAFLLLIVILASTVFSTTNPILKDVKLGLDLQGGFEVLYQVNPLKEGQKITESTVADTARALTNRIDVLGVSEPSIQIESNNRIRVQLAGVEDQESARELLSTQANLSFRNANDELMLDGNDLKEGKAKANFDENNNPVVTLEMKDPNKFGEVTSEIAQMKPDNMLVIWLDFKEGEDSFKEEAMKPDPAFISAPYVSKTINSSNVEISGNFTVEETKNLAGILNAGALPVDLEEIYSTSVGAQFGEQALDKTIFAGIVGISLIFIFMALYYRLPGIIAVVTLSVYIYLILLVFTLINGVLTLPGIAALMLGVGMAVDANIITYERIKEELRVGKSVKSSFTAGAKSSFTAILDANVTTLLAAVVLFIYGTSSVKGFATMLIISILVSFLTAVWGSRLLLGLLVHSGFLDNKVGWFGLNKKQVHSADEGYETLDLSTKFDRFDFVHSRKRFYTISIVLLIVGAIMLGVFKLNLGIDFSGGTRVEVLAEQQLDEDEVTKQLEEIGHPTTDVVISGDDKNIAVARYKEEFTQEEVNSFKKEIKTLYGAEPNVSTVSDTVGKELVRNAISALAIAALGIIIYVALRFEWRMGLAAIIGLLHDAFFMIAVFSILRLEVDITFIAAVLTIIGYSINDTIVTFDRIRENLHRSKHISNADELALIVNKSLRQTLGRSVNTVLTVIFVVVALMALGAESIRPFSVALLIGLLAGTYSSIFISAQLWFDLKKKQILKDGGIKVEKEKKQWGSDEPVV; from the coding sequence ATGAAAAACAGAGGAAGGATTGTCGCGTTTTTGCTGCTCATCGTGATCTTGGCATCAACGGTATTTTCAACGACAAATCCGATTTTAAAAGACGTCAAGCTCGGTCTTGACCTGCAAGGCGGTTTCGAGGTTCTGTATCAGGTCAATCCATTGAAGGAAGGACAGAAGATTACAGAGTCAACAGTTGCCGATACGGCCCGCGCATTGACGAATCGTATTGACGTGCTCGGAGTAAGTGAACCAAGCATCCAGATTGAATCGAACAACCGGATCCGTGTTCAGCTTGCGGGCGTAGAAGATCAGGAATCAGCCCGTGAATTATTGTCCACTCAAGCGAATCTGTCTTTCCGTAATGCGAATGACGAATTAATGCTAGACGGCAATGATTTGAAAGAAGGCAAGGCGAAAGCCAATTTCGATGAAAACAACAACCCTGTTGTGACATTGGAAATGAAAGATCCAAATAAATTTGGAGAGGTTACATCTGAAATTGCGCAAATGAAGCCGGACAACATGCTGGTGATCTGGCTGGACTTTAAAGAAGGCGAAGACTCCTTTAAAGAAGAAGCAATGAAACCAGACCCTGCATTCATTTCTGCACCTTATGTATCCAAAACGATTAATTCTTCAAATGTCGAGATTTCGGGTAACTTCACTGTGGAAGAAACAAAGAATCTTGCCGGTATTTTAAACGCAGGCGCACTTCCTGTGGATTTAGAGGAAATTTACTCGACTTCTGTCGGTGCGCAGTTCGGTGAACAAGCACTGGATAAGACAATATTCGCCGGCATTGTCGGTATCAGCTTAATCTTTATCTTTATGGCACTCTATTATCGTTTGCCAGGGATTATCGCAGTTGTCACACTATCTGTCTATATCTATTTGATATTGCTGGTATTCACATTGATTAACGGTGTCCTGACGCTGCCGGGTATTGCGGCATTAATGCTCGGGGTCGGTATGGCGGTCGATGCCAATATAATCACCTATGAGCGGATCAAAGAAGAACTGCGTGTCGGAAAATCGGTGAAATCGTCCTTTACGGCCGGAGCGAAATCTTCATTCACGGCGATTCTGGATGCAAACGTCACGACATTGCTTGCAGCGGTTGTATTGTTCATTTATGGTACAAGCTCTGTAAAAGGTTTCGCGACAATGCTCATCATCAGTATTCTGGTCAGTTTCCTGACAGCCGTCTGGGGATCACGCCTGCTGCTCGGACTTCTCGTACACAGCGGTTTCCTTGACAATAAAGTCGGCTGGTTCGGACTGAACAAAAAGCAAGTCCATTCAGCAGATGAAGGCTATGAAACACTTGATTTGTCTACGAAATTTGACCGTTTCGACTTTGTTCATTCAAGAAAACGTTTCTATACGATTTCTATTGTTTTGCTGATTGTCGGAGCAATTATGCTCGGCGTCTTCAAGCTCAATCTCGGAATCGACTTCTCCGGCGGTACACGTGTTGAAGTTCTTGCCGAACAGCAGCTTGACGAAGACGAGGTAACGAAACAGCTTGAGGAAATCGGTCACCCGACAACGGATGTAGTGATTTCCGGAGATGACAAAAATATTGCGGTTGCGCGATACAAAGAAGAATTTACACAAGAAGAAGTCAACAGTTTCAAAAAAGAAATTAAAACCCTTTATGGTGCAGAGCCAAACGTTTCAACCGTTTCGGACACAGTAGGTAAAGAGCTCGTACGCAATGCAATTTCGGCACTTGCGATTGCAGCGCTCGGCATCATCATCTACGTGGCACTCCGTTTCGAGTGGCGTATGGGTCTGGCAGCGATTATCGGTCTGTTGCACGATGCGTTCTTCATGATCGCGGTCTTCAGTATTTTGCGGCTAGAAGTCGACATCACATTTATCGCAGCGGTACTGACGATCATCGGTTATTCCATCAACGATACCATCGTCACCTTTGACAGAATACGGGAAAACTTGCATCGCTCGAAACACATTAGTAATGCAGACGAATTGGCGCTTATTGTCAATAAGTCATTGCGGCAGACACTTGGACGTTCGGTTAACACCGTACTGACAGTAATCTTCGTCGTTGTGGCATTGATGGCGCTTGGTGCAGAATCCATTCGTCCATTCTCCGTCGCATTATTGATTGGTTTGCTTGCAGGTACGTATTCTTCCATCTTCATCTCTGCCCAGCTTTGGTTCGATCTGAAGAAGAAGCAGATTCTTAAAGACGGAGGAATAAAAGTAGAAAAAGAGAAAAAACAGTGGGGCTCAGACGAACCGGTAGTATAA